From a single Glycine soja cultivar W05 chromosome 19, ASM419377v2, whole genome shotgun sequence genomic region:
- the LOC114399680 gene encoding leucine aminopeptidase 1-like encodes MHPKMASSIVASSSSFSSILTTQFLTPSSFSSLFLKTLTLRSSTPFQRLSFASQPLRRLMARATLGLTLPANTESLKVSFAAKELDVAEWKGDLLAVGVTEKDVARNVESRFENAILSALDSKLGGLLGQVSSEEDFSGKLGQSTVLRIASGLGFKRVALLGLGASASTTSAFKSLGEAVAAAAKSAQAGHVAVALASPDALSTESKPKTASAIASGTLLGTFEDNRYKSESKKSVLSSVDIIGLGTGPELEKKLKYAADISSGIILGRELVNSPANVLTPGVLAEEASKIASTYNDVFTAKILDAEQCKELKMGSYLGVAAASANPPHFIHLCYKPPTGPVNVKLALVGKGLTFDSGGYNIKTGPGCLIELMKFDMGGSAAVFGAAKALGQIKPLGVEVHFIVAACENMISGTGMRPGDIVTASNGKTIEVNNTDAEGRLTLADALVYACNQGAEKIVDLATLTGACIIGLGSSIAGVFTPSDDLAKEVFDASEASGEKLWRLPLEESYWESMKSGVADMVNTGGRPGSAITAALFLKQFVDEKVQWMHIDMAGPVWNEKQRCATGFGVATLVEWVLRNAS; translated from the exons ATGCACCCAAAGATGGCGTCATCCATAGTTGCTTCCTCCTCCTCATTCTCCTCTATTCTCACCACTCAATTTCTCACTccctcttcattttcttctctctttctcaaAACCCTCACTTTAAGGTCCTCCACGCCGTTTCAGCGTCTTTCTTTTGCGTCACAACCACTGCGCAGGCTCATGGCTCGCGCCACCCTCGGCCTCACTCTCCCAGCCAACACCGAATCCCTTAAG GTTTCTTTCGCGGCAAAGGAGCTTGACGTGGCGGAATGGAAAGGGGACCTTCTCGCCGTTGGCGTAACGGAGAAGGACGTCGCGAGAAACGTGGAATCGAGATTCGAGAACGCGATTCTGAGCGCGTTGGACTCCAAGCTGGGCGGGTTGTTGGGCCAGGTCTCGTCCGAAGAGGACTTCAGCGGCAAACTTGGGCAGTCCACGGTTCTAAGAATCGCTTCCGGACTCGGATTCAAGCGCGTCGCCTTGCTTGGCCTCGGCGCCTCCGCGTCCACCACCTCCGCGTTCAAGTCCCTCGGCGAGGCCGTTGCCGCTGCCGCCAAGTCCGCCCAGGCCGGCCACGTCGCCGTCGCGCTTGCCTCTCCCGACGCACTCTCCACCGAGTCTAAGCCTAAAACAGCGTCCGCAATCGCATCTg GGACTTTGCTGGGAACTTTTGAGGATAACAGGTACAAGTCAGAGTCGAAGAAATCAGTGCTTAGTTCGGTGGATATTATTGGGCTTGGAACTGGACCTGAATTGGAGAAGAAACTTAAGTATGCAGCTGACATTTCTTCTGGAATCATTCTCGGAAGGGAGCTTGTGAATTCTCCGGCTAATGTGCTCACGCCAG GGGTATTGGCTGAAGAGGCAtcaaagattgcttcaacatATAATGATGTTTTTACTGCCAAAATATTAGATGCTGAGCAGtgtaaagaattgaaaatggggTCCTATCTTGGTGTTGCTGCAGCCTCAGCAAATCCTCCTCATTTTATCCATCTGTGTTATAAACCACCAACTGGACCTGTCAATGTCAAGTTAGCATTAGTCGGAAAAGGTTTGACTTTTGATAG TGGTGGCTACAACATCAAGACAGGACCTGGCTGTTTGATTGAACTTATGAAATTTGATATGGGCGGTTCTGCTGCAGTTTTTGGAGCAGCAAAAGCTCTAGGTCAGATCAAACCTCTTGGAGTGGAG GTTCATTTTATAGTTGCAGCTTGTGAGAATATGATAAGTGGAACAGGTATGAGGCCTGGAGATATTGTCACAGCTTCAAATGGAAAGACTATAGAG GTTAATAACACAGATGCAGAGGGTAGGCTTACCCTGGCAGATGCTCTGGTGTATGCTTGTAACCAGGGTGCTGAAAAG ATAGTTGACCTGGCAACATTAACTGGGGCCTGCATAATTGGTCTTGGATCCTCAATTGCag GTGTGTTTACACCAAGTGATGACCTggcaaaagaagtttttgatgCTTCTGAAGCGAGTGGGGAGAAACTATGGAGGTTGCCGTTAGAAGAAAGTTACTGGGAGTCAATGAAATCAGGAGTAGCTGATATGGTGAACACTGGTGGTCGACCAGGTAGTGCTATTACTGCGGCTCTTTTCTTAAAGCAG TTTGTTGACGAGAAGGTTCAATGGATGCATATTGACATGGCTGGTCCGGTGTGGAATGAAAAGCAGCGCTGTGCAACAGGATTTGGTGTTGCTACTTTGGTGGAATGGGTTTTGAGGAACGCATCTTAA